A genomic region of Dunckerocampus dactyliophorus isolate RoL2022-P2 chromosome 8, RoL_Ddac_1.1, whole genome shotgun sequence contains the following coding sequences:
- the sp7 gene encoding transcription factor Sp7 isoform X2, translating into MAASILEEEARYGSSPLAMLTATCNKFGSTSPVRDSATPGKNSSTTPLKKPYNMTSDLQTAKNARTADGSSLADSYSGSFTTAGGGGLLTPTGSPPPTTGGYTTEYNPFSHSFQTSVSQDQSLLVSKSHATADCLTSVYTSLDMTHPYGSWYKAGIHPGITTAPANATSSWWDVHPNSNWLSATQPQSDAGLQASLQPVAPQASLSPQLPSYSTDFTPLNPAPYPSVGLGSSSHLLQPSQHMLPQDMYKPKPVQGAGLIESPMGLKPARGSGGYSAGTTPSRSSCDCPNCQELERLGASAASLRKKPVHSCHIPGCGKVYGKASHLKAHLRWHTGERPFVCNWLFCGKRFTRSDELERHVRTHTREKKFTCLLCNKRFTRSDHLSKHQKTHADSALQGKAVAADGDADHRNEETTELNVGAGNPVADPIANGDEKTGAPAGVENSSGLLEI; encoded by the coding sequence GAAGAAGCACGCTATGGCTCCAGTCCTCTGGCTATGCTAACTGCTACCTGTAACAAGTTCGGCAGCACCAGCCCAGTCAGGGACTCTGCGACACCCGGTAAGAACAGCAGCACCACGCCACTTAAGAAGCCCTACAACATGACCTCCGACCTTCAGACAGCCAAGAACGCGCGCACTGCAGACGGCAGCAGCCTGGCAGACTCCTACAGCGGCTCCTTCACCACAGCTGGAGGCGGCGGACTGCTCACCCCGACTGGAAGCCCCCCTCCTACCACCGGAGGCTACACTACAGAGTATAACCCTTTCTCCCACTCCTTCCAGACGTCTGTCTCCCAGGACCAGTCCTTGTTAGTGTCCAAAAGCCACGCCACGGCGGACTGCCTCACCAGCGTCTATACCTCGCTAGATATGACACACCCTTACGGCTCCTGGTACAAAGCCGGCATCCATCCAGGGATCACCACCGCCCCAGCAAACGCCACGTCTTCTTGGTGGGACGTCCATCCCAACTCCAACTGGCTGTCAGCGACCCAGCCTCAATCGGACGCAGGTCTCCAAGCCTCCCTACAGCCTGTGGCGCCTCAGGCTTCCCTTAGCCCACAGTTGCCCAGCTACAGCACCGATTTCACCCCCTTAAACCCAGCTCCCTACCCTTCGGTGGGTCTGGGCTCCTCCTCACACCTTCTCCAGCCCTCCCAGCACATGCTGCCCCAGGACATGTACAAGCCCAAGCCTGTGCAAGGCGCAGGGCTAATTGAGAGTCCCATGGGCTTAAAGCCAGCAAGGGGATCAGGAGGCTATAGCGCAGGTACGACGCCCTCAAGGTCCTCCTGCGACTGCCCCAACTGCCAGGAGCTGGAGAGACTGGGGGCCTCGGCCGCGTCTCTGAGGAAGAAGCCGGTCCACAGCTGCCACATCCCAGGCTGTGGGAAGGTCTATGGCAAGGCCTCCCACCTGAAGGCCCACCTGCGCTGGCACACGGGCGAGAGGCCCTTTGTGTGCAACTGGCTCTTCTGCGGGAAGCGCTTCACCCGCTCAGACGAACTGGAGAGACACGTGCGCACCCACACGCGTGAGAAGAAGTTCACCTGCCTGCTGTGCAACAAGCGCTTCACCCGCAGCGACCACCTCTCCAAGCACCAGAAGACCCACGCAGACTCTGCGCTGCAGGGGAAAGCCGTGGCCGCGGATGGAGATGCCGACCACCGGAACGAGGAGACAACGGAGCTCAACGTTGGCGCCGGCAATCCCGTCGCTGACCCAATCGCCAATGGAGACGAGAAGACGGGGGCGCCCGCTGGAGTGGAAAACAGCAGCGGACTGTTGGAGATCTGA
- the sp7 gene encoding transcription factor Sp7 isoform X1, which translates to MAASILEVGNLIEEARYGSSPLAMLTATCNKFGSTSPVRDSATPGKNSSTTPLKKPYNMTSDLQTAKNARTADGSSLADSYSGSFTTAGGGGLLTPTGSPPPTTGGYTTEYNPFSHSFQTSVSQDQSLLVSKSHATADCLTSVYTSLDMTHPYGSWYKAGIHPGITTAPANATSSWWDVHPNSNWLSATQPQSDAGLQASLQPVAPQASLSPQLPSYSTDFTPLNPAPYPSVGLGSSSHLLQPSQHMLPQDMYKPKPVQGAGLIESPMGLKPARGSGGYSAGTTPSRSSCDCPNCQELERLGASAASLRKKPVHSCHIPGCGKVYGKASHLKAHLRWHTGERPFVCNWLFCGKRFTRSDELERHVRTHTREKKFTCLLCNKRFTRSDHLSKHQKTHADSALQGKAVAADGDADHRNEETTELNVGAGNPVADPIANGDEKTGAPAGVENSSGLLEI; encoded by the coding sequence GAAGAAGCACGCTATGGCTCCAGTCCTCTGGCTATGCTAACTGCTACCTGTAACAAGTTCGGCAGCACCAGCCCAGTCAGGGACTCTGCGACACCCGGTAAGAACAGCAGCACCACGCCACTTAAGAAGCCCTACAACATGACCTCCGACCTTCAGACAGCCAAGAACGCGCGCACTGCAGACGGCAGCAGCCTGGCAGACTCCTACAGCGGCTCCTTCACCACAGCTGGAGGCGGCGGACTGCTCACCCCGACTGGAAGCCCCCCTCCTACCACCGGAGGCTACACTACAGAGTATAACCCTTTCTCCCACTCCTTCCAGACGTCTGTCTCCCAGGACCAGTCCTTGTTAGTGTCCAAAAGCCACGCCACGGCGGACTGCCTCACCAGCGTCTATACCTCGCTAGATATGACACACCCTTACGGCTCCTGGTACAAAGCCGGCATCCATCCAGGGATCACCACCGCCCCAGCAAACGCCACGTCTTCTTGGTGGGACGTCCATCCCAACTCCAACTGGCTGTCAGCGACCCAGCCTCAATCGGACGCAGGTCTCCAAGCCTCCCTACAGCCTGTGGCGCCTCAGGCTTCCCTTAGCCCACAGTTGCCCAGCTACAGCACCGATTTCACCCCCTTAAACCCAGCTCCCTACCCTTCGGTGGGTCTGGGCTCCTCCTCACACCTTCTCCAGCCCTCCCAGCACATGCTGCCCCAGGACATGTACAAGCCCAAGCCTGTGCAAGGCGCAGGGCTAATTGAGAGTCCCATGGGCTTAAAGCCAGCAAGGGGATCAGGAGGCTATAGCGCAGGTACGACGCCCTCAAGGTCCTCCTGCGACTGCCCCAACTGCCAGGAGCTGGAGAGACTGGGGGCCTCGGCCGCGTCTCTGAGGAAGAAGCCGGTCCACAGCTGCCACATCCCAGGCTGTGGGAAGGTCTATGGCAAGGCCTCCCACCTGAAGGCCCACCTGCGCTGGCACACGGGCGAGAGGCCCTTTGTGTGCAACTGGCTCTTCTGCGGGAAGCGCTTCACCCGCTCAGACGAACTGGAGAGACACGTGCGCACCCACACGCGTGAGAAGAAGTTCACCTGCCTGCTGTGCAACAAGCGCTTCACCCGCAGCGACCACCTCTCCAAGCACCAGAAGACCCACGCAGACTCTGCGCTGCAGGGGAAAGCCGTGGCCGCGGATGGAGATGCCGACCACCGGAACGAGGAGACAACGGAGCTCAACGTTGGCGCCGGCAATCCCGTCGCTGACCCAATCGCCAATGGAGACGAGAAGACGGGGGCGCCCGCTGGAGTGGAAAACAGCAGCGGACTGTTGGAGATCTGA